From the genome of Epinephelus lanceolatus isolate andai-2023 chromosome 23, ASM4190304v1, whole genome shotgun sequence, one region includes:
- the phyh gene encoding phytanoyl-CoA dioxygenase, peroxisomal yields the protein MSRAAERLKLLINHLDRPPAAIRAAPASAQTFTYSPPHRLRYTYDTDVLTPDQRLFYEENGYILIKNLVSDKDIERFRKEFERICQQEVKVPGLVVMRDVVIAKSEFVVDQKAVSKLQDYQEDPELFRYCTLPQILKYVECFTGPNIMAMHTMLINKPPDAGKKTSRHPMHQDLHYFPFRPADRIVCSWTAMEKVNRQNGCLVVLPGTHTGTLQEHDYPEWEGGVNKMYHGLHGYDPKLPRVHLEMEKGDTVFFHPLLIHGSGMNQTQGFRKAISCHYASSGCYYISVKGTTQENIEKEVKDIVNRKYNLDNVTFADTWAFRGRLVQGERISL from the exons ATGTCTCGGGCTGCGGAGAGACTCAAATTGCTGATCAATCATCTTGATCGACCACCCGCCGCTATC AGAGCTGCCCCAGCTTCTGCTCAGACCTTCACCTACAGTCCACCACACAGACTGAG ATACACTTATGATACCGACGTGCTGACCCCAGACCAACGACTCTTCTATGAGGAAAATGGCTACATCCTCATCAAGAATCTGGTGTCTGACAAGGACATCGAGAGATTTAG AAAGGAGTTTGAACGGATCTGTCAACAGGAAGTGAAGGTTCCCGGTCTGGTGGTGATGAGGGACGTGGTGATTGCTAAGTCAGAATTTGTTGTGGATCAGAAAGCAGTCTCCAAACTCCAGGATTACCAGGAAGATCCTGAACTGTTCCGGTACTGCACCTTACCAcag ATTCTGAAGTATGTGGAGTGTTTCACTGGACCCAACATCATGGCCATGCACACTATGCTGATCAACAAACCTCCAGATGCTG GTAAGAAGACGTCTCGTCACCCGATGCATCAGGATCTCCATTACTTCCCATTCCGCCCAGCAGACAGGATTGTCTGCTCTTGGACGGCAATGGAGAAAGTCAACAGGCAGAACGGCTGCCTGGTCGTCCTGCCGGGGACACACACCGGCACACTGCAGGAGCATGACTACCCTGAGTGGGAG GGCGGCGTAAACAAGATGTACCATGGACTGCATGGCTACGACCCCAAGCTCCCCAGGGTGCATCTGGAGATGGAGAAGGGCGACACCGTCTTCTTCCATCCATTGCTGATCCATGGCTCTGGCATGAACCAGACGCAGGGATTCCGCAAG gccATCTCCTGCCACTATGCCAGCTCTGGCTGTTATTACATCAGTGTGAAGGGAACCACACAGGAAAACATAGAGAAGGAGGTGAAGGACATCGTAAACAGGAAGTACAATTTGGACAATGTTACCTTTGCG GATACCTGGGCTTTCCGAGGCCGTCTTGTGCAAGGAGAGAGGATTTCACTATAA
- the ucmaa gene encoding upper zone of growth plate and cartilage matrix associated a: protein MSWNQVLVVSLVTTLLILTFSSVVESAAVRDSSKEDDPKGAPRQVFMPESDATNFFKRRSRRSTRYYELQAEQRVKIAANERWREYNEEQVDEHHTYTRELHEEQTERSRETHEQYREYQYDGLYPRYYWFH, encoded by the exons aTGTCCTGGAATCAAGTCTTAGTGGTCTCTTTAGTGACCACCCTCCTCATCCTGACCT TTTCCAGTGTGGTGGAAAGTGCGGCAGTGCGGGACAGCTCAAAGGAAGACGATCCTAAAG GGGCACCACGGCAGGTGTTCATGCCCGAGTCAGATGCCACCAACTTTTTCAAACGCCGTAGTCGGCGCTCAACCCGATACTATGAGCTCCAAG CCGAGCAGAGGGTAAAGATTGCTGCAAACGAACGATGGAGGGAATACAATGAGGAGCAGGTGGATGAGCACCACACCTACACCAGGGAGCTGCATGAAG AGCAAACTGAGAGATCAAGAGAGACGCACGAGCAGTATCGAGAGTATCAGTACGACGGCCTCTATCCTCGCTACTACTGGTTCCACTGA